The Mycobacterium sp. EPa45 genomic interval ATGTCCTCCTGCGTCGCCTTGGCGGAGTCGCGGCGGGTGAGCAGCACCGTGACCAGGATGGCCACCGCTGCCAGCGCCGCGATCACGGCGATCACCGCGAGCACCAGCGCCCAGCTGCGCCGACGCGTCGCCGCCGGTCGCGCCGGGATGGCCTGCGGTCCGGTTCGCGGTGTGCCCGACGCCGGGAACACTTCGGTCGGCGTCGAGAAGATCTCGGTCTCCGGATCGGGTTCGCGATGAATGATCTGCGTCGACCCCGCATCGAATCCTGGTGCGGTGAAACGACGTTCCGCCGGCGGGTCGCTGGCCCCGAACACTTCGGTGGCCGCGTCGGTCTCCTGAGGCGCCTGCTCGTCGCCGGCGGGCGCGACGGGTCCGGTGACCTCGTCGTGGTCGGGCCCGGATGGGTTCGACATGGGGGCTGCCGTCCTCCTGAAGTACTGGTGCTTCTGACCCTAACCGTTGGGTCCTGCCATCGGCTGGCGGTGGCACCGGCACAATAGGGCAATGACATCGTTTGGTGACCTTCTGGGCCCGGAGCCCGTGCTGCTGCCTGGGGATATCGAGGCCGAAGCCGAACTGCTCGCCGGGGAGAAGGCCGCGATCGTCGCCGCTGCGCACCCGTCCGCGTCGGTGGCATGGGCCACGCTGGCCGAGGAAGCGCTGGCCGACGACAAGGCGGTCACCGCGTACGCCTACGCCAGGACCGGCTACCACCGCGGTCTGGACCAGTTGCGCCGCAACGGCTGGAAGGGATTCGGTCCGGTCCCCTATCGTCACGAACCCAACCGCGGCTTCCTGCGCTGTGTGGCGGCGCTTGCCCGGGCCGCCGACACGATCGGCGAGACCGACGAGTTCGCCCGCTGCCTCGACCTCCTCGACGACTGCGATCCGGCGGCGCGCGTCGAACTCGGCCTGGCCTAACGGTCCTGCGCCAGCGACTGGCGCAGTTCGGTGACCTCGTCGGCCAGAAACGCCAGCGGGTCGCCCCGCTCGGGTGCCGGCGCACCGGTGCGCACCGCCGCCGCCAGCGCCGCCAGCGCCTCGACATGCGGTTGGGCTGACCGGCCGCCGAACAGCGAGCGGCCGAACTCGACACCATCGGCGCGGTGCTCGATCGTCCAGCAGGCCGCGATCGTGCGATACGCCAGCTGTTCGGTCGCCGTGACCGCGGGCAACAACTGCTCGGCGACCTCCTTCTGCCGGGCTGACCCGGCCAGCGCCGCATCGTCGGATTCCATCAGCGCGATCGCGGCGAGCTGCAGGTCCCGGCGAGCGGCCCGAGCCGCCAACCCGGTCGTGTCACCGGCGGCGACGTAGGGCAGCACCTGTGCGGCCGCTTCCAGCGTGCGCCCGATTGCGTCGGTCAGCCGGGTGGATTCCTGCCAGCGCACCGCCACCAGGTAGACGGCCACCCCGATCGCGCAGCCGATCAAGGTGTCGATGCCGCGGGCCAGCAGCAGGTGGCCGACGTCGATCGCATGTGTACCCGACGAGATGGTCAGCGCCGCGGTGGTGATGAAAACCGTTGCCAGCGCGTAGTTTCGGACCACCAACACTTCGATGATGAAGTTCAGCAGGGCCAACAGCAGCACCAGCCAAAGATCGTGAGGGTGCAGCGACAGGATCAATCCGGCCAACCCCAGGCCCACCCAGGTGCCTAGCAGTCGCTCTCCGCCGCGGCGCAAGGTGCGGCTGCGATCCGCGCCCTGATGCAGCACCAGCACTGCGGCCGCCATCGCCCAGTAGGCATGGTCGACGCCGAGGGCCATCGCGGCCGCACCCGATAACAATGCTCCGACAACGACGCGCTGCATGATGTGGCGCACCGGCGATCCCGGACTGATCGCGCGGCGCAACACGGTGACCAGTGGAGGACTGCCCAGCGGAATCCGGTCGGCGCCGCGGGTCGCGACCGCGTCCGGTGGCAACTGCAGCGCGCCGAGTTTGCGGGCCTGCTCGGCGGTCTCCGGCTCCGGGGCGGTCCCCTGCGCGGCGGCGTTGACCGCCGCCGTGAACAGCACATGCACCGCGTGGTTGGCAGCGCGCAGCCGGTGCAGGACGCTGCTCGGGTGTGCTTGCAGCGGTTGATAATTCACCAGCACGCTCCACGAGCGGTGCAGAGCGCTGGCCGCGCGGTGCCGGGCCGCGCGCTCCTGCGGCGAGTTCGCGGCTTCGATGTAGCCGGCAACCGCCTCGGCCGCAGCCGCGACGGCCGCACGCTCGGGCTTGCGATAGTGAACCAACGCGCCGGCCATCTGAACCAACCACGCCACCGCGCCGCCGGCGAGCACCAGCAGCCCGATCGTCCACGGCGCCAAATGGGCTGCGGAGACACCGATTCCGGCCGCGCAGGCAACGACGAAGATGTAGGCGCCGGGTGGTCCGACGGTTAGAGCGTTACAGAGCCAGACCGCGGCGACGGCGACCAGTGACACGACGAGGACGCCGAGCCACGGCACCTGCGCCGACCAGTCGCCCAGCGAGACGGCTCCGGCGAGTGCCACCGCTACCGTCGCCAATTCGAGGCCGCGGTTGGCGTAGGGCCGGTCGCCGCCGAACCGCGACGTGAAGGCACCGAGGGTGGCGATCAGCCCGGAGCTCATCGCCCCGGCCGCCCAGCCTGCCGTGACGGGGATCGCGGTGCTGATCGCCGCGCGCAGGCCGATGGGCCAGCGCGGCGGGGTGTTCAACTAGCTCACCAGTCGGTCTGGCCGGGGCAGTCGTCGGCGCAGCCGGGCGGTTCGACCTGCACCGTCGCGTGTTCGAGACCTCGGGCGGAGAGCACCGCCCTGGCATCGTCGAGCACCCGGTCGGAGTCCCCGCTACTGGTCAGGTGCGCGGTCACCATGTCCTTGCCCGGTACCAGGGTCCACACGTGCAGATCATGCACCTCGGTGACCCCGTCCACGGCGGCCAGCGCCGCTCGGAGTTCCTCGACATCGATGTGGGCGGGCGAGGATTCGGACAGGATCCGCAGCGCGGCGCGGGCCAGCCCGATCGCTCTGGGCAGCACCCAGAGTGCGACGAACACCGCCACCACGACGTCGGCGTACGGCCAGTGCGTCGTCACGTTCACGATGCCGGCGATCAGCACGCCGACGCTGCCGACGGTGTCGGCCACCACCTCCATGTAGGCGCCCTTGACGGCCAGGCTCTCCTCGGATTGCGAACGCAACAGCAGCACGACCGCGAAGTTGGCGACCAGGCCGGCGACGGCGACGACGATCATCGGAACGCCGGGGATCTCCGGCGCGCTGCCCAGCCGCTCGACCGCTTCGTAGAGGATGAACACCGCGACCCCGAGCAGCAGCACGGCGTTGGCGACGGCGGTGAATACCTCGGCCCGGTGCCACCCGTAGGTGCGGGCCGCCGAGGCCGGACCGTGGCGCGCCAGCAGCACGGCGGTCAGGCCCATGAACATGGCGACCAGGTCGGTCAGCATGTGTCCGGCGTCGGCCAGCAGGGCGATCGAATTGATCGTCAGCGCGGTCGTCAGCTCGATGACGAAGAACACGGTCAGGATGCCCGCGGCGATCAGCATCCGGCTCACCCGCGCGTCACCGCCGTGGCTGTGGTCGTGTCCGGCTCCCATGCGAGAAATATATGCAGAAAAGCGCATATGTCGCAAGCATTGGCCCTCCGCGTGACTGACGTCACGGAACTGACGGAAACGGAAATTTCTTGCCAAGTCGCTGCCGGACGGCGGGTAGCTGGCTAAGTTGATGTTTGCCAACCCGGGGGATGGACCGAGCCGGGGGGCAACGACGGAGGGGATCGCTGCCCCCCGTCTTGGTGCCCGGATCAGGTGAAGGCAGACCAGAACCGGGTCAGCTGCGAGCCGATCGAGGCCAGTCCGCCCGGCACTCCGGACAGATCGAAGAACCAGAACACCAGCCCGAAGAACCATTGGTTCAGGGCCGGAGCGAGCAGCAGAAGCAGCAGGAACAGGAAGCCGAATTGCTTGGCCGGCGCCACCGCACGCTGCGTCTCGGGGCTCAGATGCGGCTCGAGCGCCCCGTATCCGTCCAGGCCCGGAATCGGCAACAGGTTCAGCAGCAACGCGGTGATCTGCAGGAAACCCAGGAACGCCACCGCCGACCAGAACACGCCGTGGCCGTGGTCGTAGAACATCCGAGTCGCCGCCAGCAGGACGACGGCCAGCACGAGATTGGCCGCCGGACCGGCAAGGCTGACGATGCTGCGCTGACGCGGAGTCATGAACCAGGTGCGAACGTAGACGGCGCCACCCGGCAGCCCGATGCCGCCGAGGGCGATGAACAGCAGCGGCAAACCCAGCGACAGCAGCGGGCTGGAGTACTTCAGTGGGTTGAGGGTCAGATAGCCGCGAACCGCGACGTCGTGGTCGCCAAAGCGCCAGGCCGTGTACGCGTGGCCGAATTCGTGCAGGCACAGCGACACCAGCCAGCCGGCGATGACGAAAATGAACACCCCGACGTAGGCCAGCGGCCGCACGGTTTCGGCGGCCAGCCAGGCCAGCACCCCGCCGGCGACGGTGGTCGCGACGATCACCAGGAAGACGGGGCTGGGCCGCACCGACTGGCGCAACGGACGAACGCTCACCTCACGAAACTACCGGACACCCGCGATGACCTGCGGTCACGAGACCCGCAGCCAGCCGGTGGTGTGCCGGTAGAACGCCGAGCGCGTGACCTCACGGGGCAGCGCAACCCCGTCGCGCACCACCCGTGCGCCGGTGGTGCCCAGTTGAGCGGCACGGCCGGCCAGCCAGCGCCGCGGCCGCATCCGGCCGGTGAGCACCGTGGCCCGCAGCCCGGGCATCTCGGCTGTCGGCTCGATTCGCACGGCCGTCACCTCACCGTCGAACAACAGATCGTCGTCGACGACGGCTTCCCCCCGGATCACCCGGTCCTCGCCGGGTGGCAGCCAGAACGCGGCGTCCACGACCGCCGAACCGGTCTCATCGCGGATCAATGGAACGCGTTGAGCCACACCGGCAATCGCGCGCCGGGCACCCCGCCACCGAGGCACCTGCGCCACTTCCACATCGAGGCGGTCGATGCGCATCAGCCGGGTGAGGACCGCCGCCAGGTCGGCCGAAGATCCCACGACCACCACCCGCGACGCCCCCTGTGCCGCGGCGTCGATCCCGGCCACATCGTCGCCATCGTGGCAAGGCAGGGATGCCAGCGCGCGGGGCAGCCGGCGGCCCCCGAAACGCAACACGGCGATCTTGGTGTTGGTCAACGACACTCCTCGTGCTGCGCTCCGATAGGGTAGGTCACCGGCTGCACCACAATAAGCAGGAGAAACACCATGCCGGCAATCGTCCTCATCGGCGCCCAGTGGGGCGACGAGGGCAAAGGAAAAGCCACCGATCTGCTCGGTGGACGCGTGCGGTGGGT includes:
- a CDS encoding FUSC family protein → MNTPPRWPIGLRAAISTAIPVTAGWAAGAMSSGLIATLGAFTSRFGGDRPYANRGLELATVAVALAGAVSLGDWSAQVPWLGVLVVSLVAVAAVWLCNALTVGPPGAYIFVVACAAGIGVSAAHLAPWTIGLLVLAGGAVAWLVQMAGALVHYRKPERAAVAAAAEAVAGYIEAANSPQERAARHRAASALHRSWSVLVNYQPLQAHPSSVLHRLRAANHAVHVLFTAAVNAAAQGTAPEPETAEQARKLGALQLPPDAVATRGADRIPLGSPPLVTVLRRAISPGSPVRHIMQRVVVGALLSGAAAMALGVDHAYWAMAAAVLVLHQGADRSRTLRRGGERLLGTWVGLGLAGLILSLHPHDLWLVLLLALLNFIIEVLVVRNYALATVFITTAALTISSGTHAIDVGHLLLARGIDTLIGCAIGVAVYLVAVRWQESTRLTDAIGRTLEAAAQVLPYVAAGDTTGLAARAARRDLQLAAIALMESDDAALAGSARQKEVAEQLLPAVTATEQLAYRTIAACWTIEHRADGVEFGRSLFGGRSAQPHVEALAALAAAVRTGAPAPERGDPLAFLADEVTELRQSLAQDR
- a CDS encoding DUF3151 domain-containing protein, whose product is MTSFGDLLGPEPVLLPGDIEAEAELLAGEKAAIVAAAHPSASVAWATLAEEALADDKAVTAYAYARTGYHRGLDQLRRNGWKGFGPVPYRHEPNRGFLRCVAALARAADTIGETDEFARCLDLLDDCDPAARVELGLA
- a CDS encoding cation diffusion facilitator family transporter, with product MGAGHDHSHGGDARVSRMLIAAGILTVFFVIELTTALTINSIALLADAGHMLTDLVAMFMGLTAVLLARHGPASAARTYGWHRAEVFTAVANAVLLLGVAVFILYEAVERLGSAPEIPGVPMIVVAVAGLVANFAVVLLLRSQSEESLAVKGAYMEVVADTVGSVGVLIAGIVNVTTHWPYADVVVAVFVALWVLPRAIGLARAALRILSESSPAHIDVEELRAALAAVDGVTEVHDLHVWTLVPGKDMVTAHLTSSGDSDRVLDDARAVLSARGLEHATVQVEPPGCADDCPGQTDW
- a CDS encoding site-2 protease family protein, with protein sequence MSVRPLRQSVRPSPVFLVIVATTVAGGVLAWLAAETVRPLAYVGVFIFVIAGWLVSLCLHEFGHAYTAWRFGDHDVAVRGYLTLNPLKYSSPLLSLGLPLLFIALGGIGLPGGAVYVRTWFMTPRQRSIVSLAGPAANLVLAVVLLAATRMFYDHGHGVFWSAVAFLGFLQITALLLNLLPIPGLDGYGALEPHLSPETQRAVAPAKQFGFLFLLLLLLAPALNQWFFGLVFWFFDLSGVPGGLASIGSQLTRFWSAFT